Proteins from a single region of Dictyostelium discoideum AX4 chromosome 5 chromosome, whole genome shotgun sequence:
- a CDS encoding RING zinc finger-containing protein yields MSINSKFTINDVLLNIESLQKKNKYSCPICFEFIYKKSIFQCKSGHFACKECWEKSLKIKKECMICRSKVNSINDLSRCLVIEQGFGKKECYCIYSFNNDHFIDYANLDENITLVKDKENGCKEIINIDQLDRHIQNCKFKFVECSHNGCDVVLRLNSLKEHENQCGYKLVKCKYCACDDTIQKELENHNNECPKFPIGCPQSCSIMVERDQTQSHINNDCNNSTIQCKYYEYGCKVEMKRSELQNHLNNVNHQYFMGILIDKLSSKLIQSHNIQDELVKKIEQSEKNQEILNKEYDQSKVICENRSKIICDKHVKKIEQLEKTQENLNKQFELSRIIGENRSKIICDKLVKTIEKSEKNQENLYKEYERSKIICDKLVKKIEQLEKTQENLNKQFELSRIICDKLQKQNDQLLSLNALKYKNEWIISDYSKIVKKNPKGSLLNSPSFQVNQNNFLKSQSLCNILQNIFHLSFYQNGLSRINKIAIFLMGKSIEGTNVEFICKLVNVLDETNSIKFKTQKLKDIDDLEWDWSWGRSYIIDSNLITQENGWLTKDDKLTIEFKVKIFNNVNKPLES; encoded by the exons ATgtcaataaattcaaaatttacaataaatgatgttttattaaatatagaatcattacaaaagaaaaataaatattcatgtccaatttgttttgaatttatttataaaaaatcaatttttcaaTGTAAATCCGGTCATTTTGCATGTAAAGAATGTTGGgagaaatcattaaaaattaaaaaagaatgtaTGATTTGTAGATCAAAAGtaaattcaatcaatgatTTATCAAGATGTTTAGTAATTGAACAAGGTTTTGGTAAAAAAGAATGTTATTGTATTTATTCATTCAATAATGATCATTTTATTGATTATGCAAATCTAGATGAAAATATAACATTGGTTAAAGATAAAGAGAATGGTtgtaaagaaataataaatatagatCAATTAGATAGACATATacaaaattgtaaatttaaatttgttgaatGTTCACATAATGGATGTGATGTTGTTTTAAGattaaattcattgaaaGAACATGAAAATCAATGTGGTTACAAATTAgttaaatgtaaatattgTGCTTGTGATGATACCATTCAAAAGGAATTAGAGAACCATAATAATGAATGTCCAAAATTTCCAATTGGCTGTCCACAAAGTTGTTCAATTATGGTTGAAAGAGATCAAACTCAATCacatataaataatgattgtaataattcaacaataCAATGTAAATATTATGAATATGGTTGTAAAGTTGAAATGAAGAGATCAGAGTtacaaaatcatttaaataatgtaaatCATCAATATTTCATGGgtatattaattgataaactatcttcaaaattaattcaatcacATAATATCCAAGATGAACTTGTTAAAAAGATTGAACAATCAGAGAAGAACCAAGAAATCCTTAATAAAGAATATGATCAATCAAAGGTTATCTGTGAGAATCGATCAAAGATTATTTGTGATAAACATGTTAAAAAGATTGAACAATTAGAGAAAACTCAAGAAAACcttaataaacaatttgaattatcaagAATTATTGGTGAGAATAGATCAAAGATTATTTGTGATAAACTAGTTAAAACGATTGAAAAATCAGAGAAAAACCAAGAAAATCTTTATAAAGAATATGAACGGTCAAAGATTATTTGTGATAAACTTGTTAAAAAGATTGAACAATTAGAGAAAACTCAAGAAAACcttaataaacaatttgaaCTATCAAGAATTATTTGTGATAAacttcaaaaacaaaatgaccaacttttatcattaaatgcACTTAAATACAAAAACGAATGGATCATTTCAGACTATTcaaaaattgttaaaaaaaatccaaagggtagtttattaaattctccATCTTTCCAagttaatcaaaataattttttaaaatcccAATCACTGTGCAATATTCTGCAAAATATATTTcatctttctttttatcaaaatGGTTTATCAAGAATAAACAAAATTGCAATATTTTTGATGGGTAAAAGTATTGAAGGAACAAATGTTGAGTTCATTTGTAAATTGGTTAATGTTTTGGATgaaacaaattcaataaaatttaaaacgcAAA AGTTAAAAGACATAGATGATTTGGAATGGGATTGGAGTTGGGGAAGATCATATATTAtagattcaaatttaattaccCAAGAGAATGGTTGGCTAACTAAAGATGATAAATtaacaattgaatttaaggtaaaaatatttaataatgttaataaacCACTTGAATCATAA
- the zfaA gene encoding RING zinc finger-containing protein (meprin and TRAF homology (MATH) domain-containing protein) has translation MSIDIKFTINDILFNQESLQKKNKYTCPICFEFIYKKQIYQCKSGHHACKECWEKSLETKKECMTCKSVVNSYNDLSRCLMVERAFDKKECCCIYSFNEQIVEGGTNCSPPDGASDQNQRKLIKDEENGCKEKIEVDQIDSHLINCQYKFVTCSFKGCEKILRMNSLESHQNECGFKLVTCDFCKRDDIKKKELETHYKTCPMVPIDCSQGCSVKIERKSIIDHIENDCCNTQIPCKYFEQGCKVEMKRSELQNHLERVNHQNYMGILIEKLTNQVGQSKKTHDELLKKIEDLSLLVIKFSDACLKKQVLPKALDICSNGYRNKWIISNYSSVAKSKLNCQALSSPMLSILSHLFQVCVYPKGDENKEYISLYLRVNNIEEPNSLKVEYSFTLVNVLDKSKSITKKEDKKVFISSEGWGWGKFLLSDLINKENGWLSNDDKLIIEIYIKILNEEYEPLES, from the exons atgtcaattgatataaaatttacaattaatgatattttatttaatcaagAATCAttacaaaagaaaaataaatatacatgtccaatttgttttgaatttatttataaaaaacaaatttatcaatgTAAATCAGGTCATCATGCATGTAAAGAATGTTGGGAGAAATCAttagaaacaaaaaaagaatgtaTGACTTGTAAATCAGTAGTGAATTCatataatgatttatcaagATGTTTGATGGTAGAGCGTgcatttgataaaaaagaatgttGTTGTATTTACTCTTTCAATGAACAAATCGTTGAAGGTGGAACAAATTGTTCACCACCAGATGGTGCCTCAGaccaaaatcaaagaaaattaataaaagatgaagaaaatggttgtaaagaaaaaattgaagTTGATCAAATTGATTCTCATTTAATCAATTGTCAATATAAATTTGTTACATGTTCATTCAAAGGATGTGAAAAGATTTTAAGAATGAATTCGTTAGAATCTCATCAAAATGAATGTGGTTTCAAATTGGTTACATGTGATTTCTGTAAAAGggatgatattaaaaagaagGAATTAGAAACTCATTATAAGACATGTCCTATGGTTCCAATTGATTGCTCACAAGGTTGTTCAGTGAAAATTGAAAGGAAATCAATTATCGAtcatattgaaaatgattgttGTAATACTCAAATACCatgtaaatattttgaacAAGGTTGTAAAGTTGAGATGAAGAGATCAGAATTACAAAATCATTTGGAGAGAGTGAATCATCAAAATTACATGGGCATtctaattgaaaaattaacaaatcaAGTTGGCCAATCAAAGAAAACTCATGATGAACTTTTGAAAAAGATTGAAGATTTGTCATTATTAGTTATCAAATTCAGTGATGCATGTTTAAAGAAACAAGTTCTTCCAAAGGCTTTGGATATTTGTTCAAATGGGTATAGAAATAAATGGATCATTTCAAACTATTCAAGTGTagcaaaatcaaaattaaattgtcaAGCATTGTCCTCTCCAATGTTGTCAATACTCTCTCACCTTTTTCAAGTTTGTGTTTATCCTAAaggtgatgaaaataaagagtACATTTCATTATATTTAAGAGTTAATAACATTGAAGAACCAAACTCATTAAAAGTAGAATATTCATTTACATTAGTCAATGTTTTggataaatcaaaatcaattacaaaaaaagaagataaaaaag tttttataaGTTCAGAAGGATGGGGATGGGGAAAATTCTTATTAtctgatttaattaataaagaaaatggtTGGTTAagtaatgatgataaattaataatagaaatttatattaaaattttaaatgaagaaTATGAACCATTGGAGTcttaa
- the cprA gene encoding cysteine proteinase 1 — MKVILLFVLAVFTVFVSSRGIPLEEQSQFLEFQDKFNKKYSHEEYLERFEIFKSNLGKIEELNLIAINHKADTKFGVNKFADLSSDEFKNYYLNNKEAIFTDDLPVADYLDDEFINSIPTAFDWRTRGAVTPVKNQGQCGSCWSFSTTGNVEGQHFISQNKLVSLSEQNLVDCDHECMEYEGEQACDEGCNGGLQPNAYNYIIKNGGIQTESSYPYTAETGTQCNFNSANIGAKISNFTMIPKNETVMAGYIVSTGPLAIAADAVEWQFYIGGVFDIPCNPNSLDHGILIVGYSAKNTIFRKNMPYWIVKNSWGADWGEQGYIYLRRGKNTCGVSNFVSTSII, encoded by the exons atgaaagttatattattatttgttttagcTGTTTTTACTGTTTTTGTTTCAAGTAGAGGAATTCCATTAG aagaaCAAAGTCAATTCCTTGAATTTCAAgataaattcaataaaaaatattcacATGAAGAATATTTGGAaagatttgaaatttttaaaagcaATTTAGGaaaaattgaagaattaaatCTAATAGCCATTAATCACAAAGCTGATACTAAATTTGGTGTAAACAAGTTTGCAGATCTTTCCAGTGacgaatttaaaaattattatttaaataataaggAAGCAATATTCACTGATGACCTTCCAGTTGCTGATTATCTTGATGATGAATTCATTAATTCAATTCCAACTGCATTTGATTGGAGAACTAGAGGTGCTGTTACACCTGTAAAAAATCAAGGTCAATGTGGTA GTTGTTGGTCATTTTCAACTACTGGTAATGTTGAGGGACAACATTTCATTAGTCAGAATAAATTAGTTTCATTATCAGAGCAAAACTTGGTAGATTGTGATCATGAGTGTATGGAATATGAAGGTGAACAAGCTTGTGATGAGGGTTGTAATGGTGGTCTTCAA ccAAATGCATATAAttatatcattaaaaatGGTGGAATTCAAACAGAATCTTCATATCCTTACACTGCTGAAACAGGTACACAATGTAACTTTAACTCTGCCAATATTGGTGCAAAGATTTCCAATTTTACAATGATCCCAAAGAATGAAACTGTAATGGCTGGGTACATCGTTAGTACTGGACCACTCGCAATTGCTGCTGATGCTGTTGa gtggcAATTTTATATTGGTGGTGTATTTGATATTCCATGTAATCCAAATTCACTTGATCATggtattttaattgttggttACTCTGctaaaaatacaattttcCGTAAAAATATGCCATATTGGATTGTAAAGAATTCTTGGGGTGCAGA ttgggGAGAACAAGGATACATTTATTTAAGAAGAGGAAAGAATACATGTGGTGTATCAAACTTTGTTTCAACTagtataatttaa
- the xdh gene encoding xanthine dehydrogenase, producing MIDDENLNGKEPFLKKENQLLFFLNGEKVLINEPNPELSTLDYIRSIGLTGLKRGCSEGACGSCTFMLSNVVKDDNDTFRIVHRAVNGCLYPLCALDGMAVTTIEGLGNIDKGLHSIQERISENSGSQCGFCTPGIIMALYAFLRSNPNSTQKDIEQNFDGNLCRCTGYRPILDAAKSFANQPSDEQLVELPLPPMATIDDKKDDTQMICPGTGKPCNCKTKTSHIPNKPMELNSEPIFPPFLMEYKKESLKFTGSRVTWYTPTTLEELLKIKKEKTNAKIVVGNTEIGIETRFRSIVYPTIICPTRVEELIQIQKEDNGVRVGASVTLTEMKSYLNGIIKSSENDEIANKKNGTFKAIISQLKWFAGNQVRNAASIGGNLCTASPISDLNPVLLAAGAVLTMVSLDDNGAKVRRQVPINQFFLRYRVVDIKPEEILESVFIPYTRPLEFIQAYKQSRRREDDIAIVSCCFRVLLEPIAESASNTVDSNFKIKDCVLAYGGMNVKAVTCEKTEKQLIGSVWSRELLNDACLNLESDLPLAAGAPGGMIEYRRSLTTGFFFKYFLTVSKQLYQISNGNPLYLVSDKEKSATDAYSRPLSFGEQNYQTQPDKHPITQPIKHQSADKQVTGEALYVDDVKMKSLYAVMVPSLKAHANIKSVDASKALKAPGVKAFFSAKDIPGINDCGPVIHDEEVFVTKTALFHGAPIGCIVAETHIQALEASKLVAIEYEELPAITSIEDAISKQSFFPFTHLLKDGDMEKGWSESDHIIDGEFKVGAQEHFYLEPNGTLVIPGEGKELTVISSTQNPTKTQAIVASVLGIGQNQVVCKLKRLGGGFGGKETRSIFSSCVAAIASYHMKEPVRIILDRDTDMSTTGTRHPFIARYRVGFTKEGLIKALDLELYADAGFSYDISVGVLDRAIFHSENSYKIPNVNILGRLCKTNLPSNTAFRGYGGPQAMIICENWVEKISKTLGMDSYKIRELNFYKEAEVTAYRQSVVNNMMKRVWDELMVKSNYHQRLIAVEKFNKENRYKKRGISIIPTKFGMSFTVKTLNQAGALVHVYTDGTILVTHGGTEMGQGLNTKMIQIAARAFNVPVSDVFISETSTDKVPNTAPTAASVSSDLNGMAVLDACQQILLRMEPIREKNPNVPFKQLCTLCFVERVNLSANGFYATPNVGYMFKDSGVGEGTPFNYFNFGAACSEVEIDTLTGDHTTLRSDVILDVGDSLNPTIDIGQVEGAFVQGMGWSTLEEVVTFPSGYMFTRGPSTYKIPGFNDVPIEFNVSLLGDAPNPKAIHSSKGVGEPPLFLGSSVYFAIRQAITAARLENNLTNWFDLQSPATCERIRTSCLDNFVLQFRKQ from the exons atgATTGATGAcgaaaatttaaatggtaaagaaccatttttaaagaaagagaatcaattattattttttttaaatggtgaaaaagttttaattaatgaaccAAACCCAGAATTAAGTACACTCGATTATATTAGATCGATTGGGTTAACTGGATTAAAGAGAGGTTGTAGTGAGGGTGCATGTGGTAGTTGTACATTTATGTTATCAAATGTTGTGAAGGATGATAATGATACATTCAGAATTGTACATCGTGCAGTTAATGGTTGTTTATACCCATTATGTGCATTGGATGGTATGGCAGTTACAACCATTGAAGGATTAGGTAATATTGATAAAGGTTTACATTCAATTCAAGAGAGAATCTCAGAGAATAGCGGTTCACAATGTGGTTTCTGTACACCAGGTATCATTATGGCATTATATGCATTCCTTAGATCCAACCCAAATTCAACtcaaaaagatattgaaCAAAATTTCGATGGTAATTTATGTAGATGCACAGGTTATAGACCAATCTTGGATGCTGCAAAATCATTTGCAAATCAACCATCAGATGAACAACTAGTagaattaccattaccaccaatgGCAACtattgatgataaaaaagatgatACACAAATGATTTGTCCAGGTACTGGTAAACCATGTAATTGTAAAACTAAAACTTCACAT ataccaAATAAACCAATGGAATTAAATAGTGAACCAATTTTCCCACCATTTTTAAtggaatataaaaaagaatcattAAAGTTTACAGGATCAAGAGTTACATGGTATACACCAACAACTTTAGAggaattattaaagataaagaaagaaaagaccAATGCAAAGATTGTGGTTGGTAATACTGAGATTGGTATTGAGACTAGATTTAGGAGTATAGTTTATCCAACTATAATTTGTCCAACTAGAGTTgaagaattaattcaaattcaaaaagaaGACAATGGTGTTAGAGTTGGTGCAAGTGTAACATTAACAGAGATGAAATCCTATTTGAATGGAATTATAAAGTCAagtgaaaatgatgaaattgccAATAAAAAGAATGGCACATTTAAAGCAATCATTAGTCAATTGAAATGGTTTGCAGGTAATCAAGTTAGAAATGCCGCTTCAATTGGTGGTAATTTATGTACAGCTTCACCAATCTCTGATTTGAATCCAGTTTTATTAGCTGCTGGTGCAGTATTGACAATGGTATCGTTGGATGATAATGGTGCTAAGGTTAGAAGACAAGTGCCAATAAATCAATTCTTTTTAAGATATAGAGTGGTTGACATTAAACCAGAGGAGATATTAGAATCTGTATTCATTCCATACACTCGTCCATTGGAGTTCATTCAAGCCTATAAACAATCCAGAAGAAGGGAGGATGATATTGCAATCGTTTCATGCTGTTTCAGAGTTTTGTTAGAACCAATTGCAGAGTCTGCTTCAAATACAGTGGATagtaatttcaaaattaaagattgtgTATTGGCATATGGTGGTATGAATGTGAAAGCGGTAACTTGTGAAAAGActgaaaaacaattaattggtTCAGTTTGGAGTAGAGAGTTATTGAATGATGCTTGTTTGAATCTTGAATCTGATTTACCATTGGCTGCAGGTGCTCCAGGTGGTATGATTGAATATCGTCGTTCATTGACCACTGGTTTcttctttaaatatttcttaACAGTTTCAAAACAACTTTACCAAATTTCAAATGGTAATCCATTGTATTTAGTCAGtgataaagaaaaatcaGCAACCGATGCTTATAGTAGACCTTTATCATTTGGTGAACAAAATTACCAAACTCAACCAGATAAACATCCAATCACCCAACCAATTAAACATCAATCCGCTGATAAACAAGTGACAGGTGAGGCATTGTATGTCGATGATGTAAAGATGAAATCGTTATATGCAGTTATGGTACCATCATTGAAAGCTCATGCTAATATTAAATCGGTTGATGCATCAAAAGCATTGAAAGCACCAGGTGTAAAAGCATTCTTTAGTGCAAAGGATATTCCAGGTATTAATGATTGTGGCCCTGTAATTCATGATGAAGAGGTGTTTGTTACTAAAACTGCTTTATTCCATGGTGCACCAATTGGTTGTATTGTCGCTGAAACTCATATTCAAGCATTGGAAGCTTCTAAATTGGTTGCAATCGAATATGAAGAGTTACCAGCCATCACATCAATTGAGGATGCAATTTCAAAACAATCATTCTTCCCATTCactcatttattaaaagatggAGATATGGAGAAGGGGTGGAGTGAGTCTGATCATATTATCGATGGTGAATTTAAAGTTGGCGCACAAGAACACTTTTATTTGGAACCAAATGGTACTTTGGTAATTCCAGGCGAAGGTAAAGAATTAACAGTTATATCATCCACTCAAAATCCAACTAAAACTCAAGCAATCGTTGCAAGTGTATTAGGTATTGGTCAAAATCAAGTTGTATGTAAATTAAAGAGATTAGGTGGTGGTTTTGGTGGTAAAGAAACAAGATCCATCTTTTCATCATGTGTTGCTGCCATAGCTTCCTATCATATGAAAGAACCAGTGAGAATCATACTAGATAGAGACACTGATATGAGTACCACTGGTACTAGACATCCATTCATTGCTCGTTATCGTGTTGGTTTCACCAAAGAGGGTCTTATTAAAGCTTTGGATTTGGAATTGTATGCCGATGCAGGTTTCTCTTATGATATCTCTGTTGGTGTATTGGATAGAGCTATTTTCCACTCTGAAAACTCTTACAAGATTCCAAATGTAAATATCCTTGGTCGTTTATGTAAAACCAATTTACCTTCAAATACTGCTTTCCGTGGTTATGGTGGTCCACAAGCTATGATCATTTGTGAGAATTGGGTAGAAAAGATTTCAAAAACCCTTGGCATGGATTCTTACAAGATTAGAGAATTAAATTTCTACAAAGAGGCTGAAGTCACTGCATATAGACAATCAGTGGTAAATAATATGATGAAACGTGTTTGGGATGAATTAATGGTGAAATCAAATTATCATCAACGTTTAATTGCTGTtgaaaaattcaataaagaAAATCGTTATAAAAAGAGAGGTATTTCAATTATTCCAACCAAATTTGGTATGTCTTTTACCGTGAAAACTTTGAATCAAGCAGGTGCACTCGTTCATGTTTATACCGATGGTACTATATTGGTGACTCATGGTGGTACTGAAATGGGTCAAGGTTTGAATACAAAGATGATTCAAATTGCTGCTCGTGCATTCAATGTACCAGTTTCCGATGTTTTCATCTCTGAAACCTCAACCGATAAAGTTCCAAATACTGCTCCAACCGCTGCATCAGTATCATCCGATCTTAATGGTATGGCAGTATTGGATGCTTGTCAACAAATTCTTTTACGTATGGAACCAATTAGAGAAAAGAATCCAAATGTCCCATTCAAACAACTTTGTACACTTTGTTTTGTTGAAAGAGTTAATTTATCTGCCAATGGGTTCTATGCAACTCCAAATGTTGGTTACATGTTCAAGGATAGTGGTGTTGGTGAAGGTACACCTTTCAATTACTTCAATTTCGGTGCTGCTTGCTCAGAGGTCGAAATTGATACACTCACTGGTGACCATACTACATTGCGTTCAGATGTAATTTTAGATGTTGGTGATTCATTGAATCCAACCATTGATATCGGTCAAGTGGAGGGTGCTTTCGTTCAAGGTATGGGTTGGAGTACACTTGAAGAGGTCGTTACATTCCCATCAGGTTATATGTTTACTCGTGGTCCTTCAACTTATAAGATTCCAGGTTTCAATGATGTACCAATTGAATTCAATGTTTCATTACTTGGTGATGCTCCAAATCCAAAAGCAATTCACTCTTCAAAAGGTGTTGGTGAACCACCACTCTTCCTTGGTTCCTCTGTTTATTTTGCAATTCGTCAAGCTATCACCGCTGCAAGATTAGAAAATAATCTTACCAATTGGTTCGATTTACAATCACCTGCAACTTGTGAAAGAATTAGAACTTCATGTCttgataattttgttttacaATTTAGAAaacaataa
- the ost2 gene encoding dolichyl-diphosphooligosaccharide-protein glycotransferase, producing MSTTASTSSNNLTFTSIVKSFFESYSKTPQKLKIIDLFLIYTFITGVIVFTYCCLVGTYPFNSFLAAFISTVGCFVLTVCLRIQINPINNFGKTISIERAFTDYLLCNLILHLVVFNFLG from the exons atgtcaacaacagcatcaacatcatcaaataatctTACATTTACATCAAttgttaaatcattttttgagAGTTATTCAAAGACTccacaaaaattaaagattattGATCTTTTCCTTATATATACTTTCATTACTGGTGTAATTGTATTCACATATTGTTGTTTGGTTGGTACCTACCCattcaattcatttttaGCTGCTTTCATTTCAACTGTTGGTTGTTTTGTTTTAACAg TATGTTTAAGAATTCAAATTAATCCAATTAACAATTTTGGTAAAACcatttcaattgaaagagCATTCACTGATTATCTTTTATGCAATTTAATTCTTCACCTTGTTGTATTCAATTTCTTaggttaa